A genomic window from Aquitalea aquatilis includes:
- a CDS encoding DUF1345 domain-containing protein, with protein MDKPTRHHHGPLAHLSHLIRTRPRLFVAIVFGLAVAQALAMFTPMRTLTAYVMGWNAGAGLYLLLALHMMHGADAEQIRHRAARQDEGEMAILALVVLAAVVCLLSIVAELSVAKDLHGSSRGLHIGLSVLTIFTSWLFTQVMFALHYAHQYYVALFRCGKPGLEFPGEEEPNYSDFFYFAAVIGTSGQTADISFSSRAMRRIGSVHCILSFLFNTTVLAMMINIAAGLF; from the coding sequence ATGGACAAACCCACCCGCCATCATCACGGCCCGCTGGCTCACCTGAGCCATCTCATCCGCACCCGGCCGCGGCTGTTTGTCGCCATCGTGTTTGGCCTGGCGGTGGCGCAGGCGCTGGCCATGTTCACCCCCATGCGCACACTGACTGCCTATGTAATGGGCTGGAATGCCGGGGCCGGCCTGTATCTGCTGCTGGCGCTGCACATGATGCACGGGGCCGATGCCGAGCAGATCCGCCACCGGGCGGCGCGGCAGGATGAGGGCGAGATGGCGATTCTGGCACTGGTGGTGCTGGCGGCCGTGGTGTGCCTGTTGTCCATTGTGGCGGAGCTGTCGGTGGCGAAAGACCTGCACGGCAGCAGCCGTGGCCTGCATATCGGCCTGTCGGTGCTCACCATCTTTACCAGCTGGTTGTTCACCCAGGTGATGTTTGCCCTGCATTACGCCCACCAGTACTACGTGGCGCTGTTCCGTTGCGGCAAGCCGGGGCTGGAATTCCCCGGTGAGGAAGAACCCAATTACAGCGATTTCTTTTATTTTGCGGCGGTGATCGGCACCTCGGGCCAGACCGCCGACATCAGTTTCAGCTCACGGGCCATGCGCCGCATCGGCTCCGTGCATTGCATTTTGTCCTTCCTGTTCAATACCACCGTGCTGGCGATGATGATCAACATCGCCGCCGGCCTGTTCTGA
- a CDS encoding lipopolysaccharide biosynthesis protein — protein sequence MLAKLKARLAQGGFARNVATLAGGAAVAQFLPVLFTPLLTRLYSPADFGVLTQFVAWLSNLVVIATWRYDMAVVLPEEDSDAMRLMVLALLFNTLLLAGLSVPLLLAGPWIAAQLHAPAMAPWLPLLPLGIWVAANNQIWTNWNNRQRRYSANAQGRMGQSAAMVTVQLAAGFGKLGALGLLLAQISGQTASWLVQARQDWRALPQWLRTARSGGMGRILRRYREFPLVNTPHAFVVALQDSLMVQLLGILATAELMGHYGLVVRVLKLPAALLGQAVSQVLYRDLAEAHAKGHSLRPLLKKALLVLSALAIAPFLIIMAWGGPLFAFAFGEQWRDAGLIAATLTPSFFCMFLAAPCFMVPMVLSRQRQSLLFALLGVVVNLGSLGVVYWAGEDAHQVFRLLSVAVSIYYIVYMVWVFRLCRQLEQEHAHG from the coding sequence GTGCTGGCCAAACTCAAGGCCAGGCTGGCGCAGGGCGGCTTTGCCCGCAATGTCGCCACCCTGGCTGGTGGCGCAGCGGTGGCGCAGTTTCTGCCGGTGCTGTTCACTCCCTTGCTGACCCGCCTGTACAGCCCGGCCGATTTTGGCGTGCTGACGCAGTTTGTTGCCTGGCTGTCCAATCTGGTGGTGATTGCCACCTGGCGCTACGACATGGCGGTGGTGCTGCCGGAAGAAGACAGCGACGCCATGCGGCTGATGGTGCTGGCGTTGCTGTTCAATACCCTGCTGCTGGCCGGGCTGAGCGTGCCGCTGCTGCTGGCCGGGCCGTGGATTGCCGCGCAGCTGCATGCGCCGGCCATGGCACCCTGGCTGCCCCTGCTGCCACTGGGCATCTGGGTGGCGGCCAATAATCAGATCTGGACCAACTGGAATAACCGCCAGCGCCGTTACAGTGCCAATGCCCAGGGCCGCATGGGGCAGTCTGCCGCCATGGTGACGGTGCAGCTGGCCGCCGGTTTCGGCAAGCTGGGTGCGCTGGGTCTGCTGCTGGCACAGATTTCTGGCCAGACCGCCTCCTGGCTGGTGCAGGCGCGGCAGGACTGGCGCGCACTGCCACAATGGCTGCGCACCGCGCGCAGCGGTGGCATGGGGCGCATTCTGCGCCGCTATCGTGAATTTCCGCTGGTCAACACGCCACATGCCTTTGTGGTGGCGCTGCAGGACTCCTTGATGGTGCAGCTACTGGGGATATTGGCCACCGCCGAGCTGATGGGCCACTACGGCCTGGTGGTGCGGGTGCTGAAGCTGCCCGCCGCCTTGCTGGGGCAGGCGGTATCGCAAGTGCTGTACCGCGATCTGGCCGAAGCCCATGCCAAGGGCCACAGCCTGCGTCCCTTGCTGAAAAAGGCGCTGCTGGTGCTGTCGGCGCTGGCCATTGCGCCTTTTCTCATCATCATGGCCTGGGGTGGGCCGCTGTTTGCCTTTGCCTTTGGCGAACAATGGCGTGATGCCGGCCTGATTGCCGCCACGCTGACCCCGTCCTTCTTCTGCATGTTCCTGGCTGCGCCCTGTTTCATGGTGCCGATGGTGTTGTCGCGCCAGCGCCAGTCGCTGCTGTTTGCCCTGCTAGGCGTGGTGGTGAACCTGGGTTCGCTGGGCGTGGTGTACTGGGCCGGCGAGGACGCACATCAGGTTTTCCGCCTGCTGTCGGTGGCTGTTTCCATCTATTACATCGTTTACATGGTCTGGGTATTCCGGCTATGTCGCCAACTGGAGCAAGAACATGCTCACGGCTAA
- a CDS encoding DegT/DnrJ/EryC1/StrS family aminotransferase: protein MSEQKFLPFALPDIGEEEINEVVDALRSGWVTTGPKTKQFEADFAAFIGEGVEAIAVNSATAGLHLALEAIGIQPGDEVIVPSYTFTATAEVVRYLGADPVCVDVDPASFNISPAAIRAAITPKTRAIMPVHFAGLACEMDEILAIAREHGLKVVEDAAHALPTRYKGKLIGTLDSDVTVFSFYANKTMTTGEGGMVVSKNKDLIARCKIMRLHGISRDAFDRYVSKTPAWFYEVVAPGFKYNMPDTAAAMGIHQLKKIAGFQQKRELMAARFDRELADLPLILPARPADAAGQHAWHLYPVRIKPEAGISRDDFILRMAEKGIGCSVHFIPLHRQPVWRDGYQLARSAFPVADAAFEAEVTLPLYTRMNEDDQTRVIAAVREILGA from the coding sequence ATGAGCGAACAGAAATTCCTGCCCTTTGCCCTGCCGGATATCGGCGAAGAAGAAATCAATGAAGTGGTGGATGCCCTGCGTTCCGGCTGGGTGACTACTGGGCCCAAGACCAAGCAGTTCGAAGCCGACTTTGCCGCCTTCATCGGCGAAGGCGTGGAAGCCATTGCGGTGAACTCCGCCACCGCCGGCCTGCATCTGGCGCTGGAAGCCATCGGCATCCAGCCCGGTGACGAAGTGATTGTCCCCAGCTACACCTTTACCGCCACCGCCGAAGTGGTGCGTTATCTGGGGGCGGATCCGGTCTGTGTCGATGTGGACCCGGCCAGCTTCAATATCAGCCCGGCTGCCATCCGTGCTGCCATCACGCCGAAAACCCGCGCCATCATGCCAGTACACTTTGCCGGCCTTGCCTGCGAGATGGACGAGATTCTGGCCATCGCCCGCGAACACGGCCTGAAGGTGGTGGAAGACGCCGCCCATGCGCTGCCCACCCGTTACAAGGGCAAGCTGATCGGCACGCTGGATTCGGATGTCACCGTGTTCAGCTTCTACGCCAACAAGACCATGACCACCGGCGAGGGTGGCATGGTGGTGTCGAAGAACAAGGACCTCATCGCCCGCTGCAAGATCATGCGTCTGCACGGCATCAGCCGCGATGCCTTCGACCGCTATGTGTCCAAGACCCCGGCCTGGTTCTACGAAGTGGTCGCCCCCGGCTTCAAATACAATATGCCGGACACCGCCGCGGCCATGGGCATTCACCAGTTGAAGAAAATTGCCGGCTTCCAGCAAAAGCGTGAGTTGATGGCCGCCCGTTTCGACCGTGAACTGGCCGACCTGCCGCTGATCCTGCCAGCGCGTCCGGCCGATGCCGCCGGCCAGCATGCCTGGCATCTGTATCCGGTGCGTATCAAGCCGGAGGCCGGCATCAGCCGCGACGACTTCATCCTGCGCATGGCCGAGAAGGGCATTGGCTGCTCGGTGCACTTCATTCCGCTGCACCGCCAGCCGGTATGGCGTGATGGCTACCAATTGGCGCGCAGTGCCTTCCCGGTGGCTGATGCCGCCTTCGAGGCCGAAGTCACCCTGCCGCTGTACACCCGCATGAACGAGGACGATCAGACCCGCGTGATCGCTGCGGTTCGCGAGATTCTGGGCGCATGA
- a CDS encoding acyltransferase family protein codes for MSSNKQHIRFDFADGLRGVAILCVILFHFTQTFWQHRERISDILNMEPLEGYAGASFVLPFNLGAVGVGLFLLISGLLIPLSLTRMGGLRFAVSRVFRIYPTYWAGLAVTLVALWIAAWLADNEFDITRRDVIGHVSIAFQDMLGGRNIDPVMWTLKVELWFYALLGTAFALTGRRIKWAIWLLLPLVAMLCRGPNAQGLHGQLAHFWAYDQYFLASVVCYFPLMFAGCWCYFYLTGQAGKLETVLHFVGLLAMFVWVTNWPSAELYGSYLIGISLFVLGVVRPGLWTHPWLARIAAVSYAWYVCHSNAGYVLMEVLAEYNLPWWLLVAAATAMTWCLALAINRWVELPTQKLGKRAADALKDKPATDKLARQ; via the coding sequence ATGAGTAGCAACAAGCAGCATATCCGTTTTGATTTTGCCGATGGCCTGCGCGGCGTGGCCATCCTGTGCGTGATCTTGTTTCATTTCACCCAGACCTTCTGGCAGCACCGCGAACGCATCAGCGACATTCTGAATATGGAGCCGCTGGAAGGCTATGCCGGGGCATCCTTTGTACTGCCCTTCAATCTGGGCGCAGTGGGGGTGGGCTTGTTCCTGCTGATTTCCGGCCTGCTGATTCCCTTGTCGCTCACCCGCATGGGCGGGCTGCGCTTTGCCGTGTCGCGGGTATTCCGTATTTATCCCACCTACTGGGCCGGGCTGGCGGTGACGCTCGTGGCGTTGTGGATTGCCGCCTGGCTGGCGGATAACGAATTCGATATCACCCGGCGCGATGTCATCGGCCATGTCAGCATCGCCTTTCAGGACATGCTGGGCGGACGCAATATCGACCCGGTGATGTGGACGCTGAAGGTAGAACTGTGGTTTTACGCCTTGCTGGGTACGGCCTTTGCGCTGACCGGGCGGCGGATCAAATGGGCGATCTGGCTGCTGCTGCCCTTGGTGGCCATGCTGTGTCGTGGCCCGAATGCACAGGGCCTGCACGGCCAGCTGGCCCACTTCTGGGCCTATGACCAGTATTTCCTGGCCTCGGTGGTGTGCTATTTCCCGCTGATGTTTGCCGGTTGCTGGTGTTATTTCTATCTCACCGGCCAGGCCGGCAAGCTGGAAACCGTGCTGCATTTTGTCGGCCTGTTGGCCATGTTTGTGTGGGTCACCAACTGGCCGTCGGCGGAGCTGTACGGCAGCTACCTGATCGGCATCAGCCTGTTTGTACTGGGGGTAGTGCGCCCGGGCTTGTGGACCCATCCCTGGCTGGCGCGTATCGCCGCCGTCAGTTACGCCTGGTATGTGTGTCATTCCAATGCCGGCTATGTGCTGATGGAAGTGCTGGCTGAGTACAATCTGCCGTGGTGGCTGCTGGTGGCAGCTGCCACCGCCATGACCTGGTGCCTGGCGTTGGCTATCAACCGCTGGGTGGAGCTGCCCACGCAAAAGCTGGGCAAGCGCGCCGCCGATGCATTGAAAGACAAGCCAGCCACGGACAAGCTGGCGCGCCAGTAA
- a CDS encoding glycosyltransferase family 4 protein: MRILYINHYAGSPRHGMEFRPYYLAREWVRAGHEVNMLAADTSHLRQTNPRLTAKYQDEDIDGIRYTWCKTPAYPGNGLKRVINIFSFLGKVMGLSGRYLKEWKPDVVIASSTYPLDTIPAAFIAGKTGARLVYEVHDLWPLTPVEVGGMSRSHPFIRLMQWAEDFGYRKADTVISMLPCARDYMMEHGMAAEKYHVVPNGVDVAEWQGANSQLSIEHLAVLAQLKADGRFLIGYAGGHGLANALDFLLEAAAQLQDTAVSFVLVGDGPDKAALVEKAAAMGLSNVLFLPSIPKRAVPAFLAQMDSLFIGWRKLPIYRFGINPNKLFDYLMAGKPVIHSVEAGNDMVKEAGAGISVGAEDPAAIAGAVRRMAALTPNERGRMGAAGRQYVLAHHDYRVLAQRFLQAVLRKG; encoded by the coding sequence GTGCGCATTCTCTATATCAATCACTATGCCGGTAGCCCGCGCCACGGCATGGAATTCCGCCCCTATTACCTGGCGCGCGAATGGGTGAGGGCCGGCCATGAAGTGAACATGCTGGCGGCCGATACCTCGCATCTGCGCCAGACCAATCCACGCTTGACGGCCAAGTATCAGGACGAAGACATCGACGGCATCCGCTATACCTGGTGCAAGACTCCGGCCTATCCGGGCAATGGCCTGAAGCGGGTGATCAACATCTTCAGCTTTCTGGGCAAGGTGATGGGCCTGTCCGGACGCTACCTGAAAGAATGGAAGCCGGACGTGGTGATTGCTTCGTCCACCTATCCGCTGGATACCATTCCCGCTGCCTTCATTGCCGGCAAGACCGGTGCGCGGCTGGTGTACGAGGTGCACGACCTGTGGCCGCTGACGCCGGTGGAAGTGGGCGGCATGTCGCGCTCCCACCCCTTCATCCGCCTGATGCAGTGGGCCGAGGATTTTGGCTACCGCAAGGCCGATACCGTCATTTCCATGTTGCCCTGCGCCCGTGACTACATGATGGAGCACGGCATGGCGGCGGAAAAATACCATGTGGTGCCCAATGGCGTGGATGTGGCCGAATGGCAGGGCGCAAACAGCCAGTTGTCGATTGAACACCTGGCGGTGCTGGCGCAACTGAAGGCCGACGGGCGTTTCCTCATCGGCTATGCCGGCGGGCATGGTCTGGCCAATGCGCTGGATTTCCTGCTGGAGGCCGCCGCGCAATTGCAGGACACGGCGGTCAGCTTCGTGCTGGTGGGCGATGGCCCGGACAAGGCCGCGCTGGTGGAAAAGGCTGCGGCGATGGGCTTGTCCAATGTCTTGTTCCTGCCCAGCATTCCCAAGCGGGCGGTGCCGGCCTTCCTCGCGCAGATGGACAGCCTGTTCATCGGCTGGCGCAAGCTGCCCATCTACCGTTTCGGCATCAATCCCAACAAGTTGTTTGACTACCTGATGGCCGGCAAGCCGGTGATCCATTCGGTGGAAGCGGGCAACGATATGGTCAAGGAAGCCGGGGCGGGGATTAGCGTGGGCGCGGAAGACCCGGCTGCCATCGCCGGGGCGGTACGCCGCATGGCAGCGTTGACGCCCAACGAGCGTGGCCGCATGGGCGCGGCGGGGCGGCAGTATGTGCTGGCCCATCACGACTACCGCGTGCTGGCGCAGCGTTTCCTGCAAGCGGTACTGCGCAAGGGTTGA
- a CDS encoding glycosyltransferase family 4 protein, which yields MKVAHLTSAHPRHDIRIFVKECATLAAAGHEVTLIVADGLGEEINKGVRFHDVGPKTGGRFARMTGTVRRVYEAALALRPDIVHFHDPELIPAALRLKQAGIKVIYDVHEDMPRQILAKHWIPGAVRPLVSGSFETVEDWAAKRFDAVVTSTPHIRKRFAKLGGRVLDVCNFPILEELVRDTPWDSRKNEVCYIGGISRIRGIAPIVAALPDTATRLNLAGIWSETDLRAELEAQPGWARVNDLGVLDRKGVAQVLAQSKIGLVTLFPTPNYVDALPIKLFEYMAAGMPVIASDFPVWREIVDDAGCGVLVDPQDPSAIAEAINSLMADEECMRALGEAGKQAVLQKYSWAAEGRKLVELYAQLA from the coding sequence ATGAAAGTAGCCCATCTCACTTCCGCCCATCCGCGTCACGACATCCGCATTTTCGTGAAGGAATGCGCCACCCTGGCCGCTGCCGGCCATGAGGTGACCCTGATCGTGGCGGATGGTCTGGGCGAGGAAATCAACAAGGGTGTGCGCTTTCACGATGTCGGCCCCAAGACCGGTGGCCGCTTTGCCCGCATGACCGGCACGGTGCGCCGGGTGTACGAAGCAGCGCTGGCGCTACGCCCGGACATCGTGCATTTTCACGACCCTGAGCTGATCCCGGCTGCGCTGCGCTTGAAGCAGGCCGGCATCAAGGTGATTTACGACGTGCACGAAGACATGCCACGGCAGATTCTGGCCAAGCACTGGATTCCCGGTGCGGTGCGGCCACTGGTGTCTGGCAGCTTCGAAACGGTGGAAGACTGGGCGGCCAAGCGTTTTGACGCGGTAGTCACCTCCACCCCGCACATCCGCAAGCGCTTTGCCAAGCTGGGCGGCCGGGTGCTGGATGTGTGCAATTTCCCGATTCTGGAAGAGCTGGTGCGCGACACGCCGTGGGACAGCCGCAAGAACGAGGTGTGCTATATCGGCGGCATCAGCCGCATTCGTGGCATCGCCCCCATTGTGGCCGCGTTGCCGGATACCGCCACCCGGCTGAATCTGGCCGGCATCTGGAGCGAAACCGACTTGCGCGCCGAGCTGGAAGCCCAGCCCGGCTGGGCAAGAGTGAATGATCTGGGCGTGCTGGACCGCAAGGGCGTGGCCCAGGTGCTGGCACAAAGCAAGATCGGTCTGGTGACGCTGTTTCCCACCCCCAATTACGTCGATGCACTGCCGATCAAGCTGTTTGAATACATGGCGGCCGGCATGCCGGTGATTGCCAGCGACTTCCCGGTATGGCGCGAAATCGTTGATGACGCTGGCTGCGGCGTGCTGGTGGACCCGCAAGACCCGTCGGCCATCGCCGAGGCCATCAACAGCCTGATGGCGGATGAAGAGTGCATGCGTGCACTGGGCGAAGCCGGCAAACAGGCGGTGCTACAGAAATACAGCTGGGCGGCAGAGGGCCGCAAGCTGGTGGAACTCTACGCCCAACTGGCCTGA
- a CDS encoding DegT/DnrJ/EryC1/StrS family aminotransferase encodes MLTANSLTLCDYLSALPGMLRGRAFQRAALRRELAVCFGVDEARIGLYDTGRAALRVLLQQHGIGAGAEVIVPAYTCVVVPNQIPALAATLRFVDVSADTLNFDWDILAAAIGPATRAVIVPHNFGLPCRVPEALRAAHPQVKFIDDAAHGFASQLDGQWLGSYHDGAFFSFEYSKNLSGGIGGLAIFPSGMAAPQQEWPELSCADEWRLLATLKAHLLTARWPLLGRITMAINRRVGLIYRSADAEVTQGVPHPVRAMPLLSSVLVRRQLAHLSATLAHKQALARRYQQALAALPFIKQWPLPAGAECHWVRYPFALSRPVGNKAAVARRLSQASGLNIGVWFDDVIHPAGSFRHGYVAGSAPQGEQLAATVLNLPMNIALADDARLAGRLDKLLAELRCIEKENIQ; translated from the coding sequence ATGCTCACGGCTAACTCGCTGACGCTGTGCGATTACCTGTCCGCCTTGCCCGGCATGCTGCGTGGCCGGGCATTCCAGCGCGCGGCGCTGCGGCGCGAGCTGGCTGTCTGCTTTGGTGTGGACGAGGCGCGCATCGGCCTGTATGACACCGGCCGTGCCGCACTGCGCGTGCTGTTGCAGCAACATGGCATAGGCGCGGGCGCTGAAGTCATCGTGCCGGCCTATACCTGCGTGGTGGTGCCCAACCAGATTCCGGCACTGGCAGCCACGCTGCGTTTTGTCGATGTCTCTGCTGACACCTTGAATTTCGATTGGGACATACTGGCCGCCGCCATTGGCCCGGCCACCCGCGCAGTCATCGTACCGCACAATTTCGGCCTGCCGTGCCGGGTGCCGGAGGCCTTGCGCGCTGCCCATCCGCAAGTAAAGTTCATCGACGATGCCGCCCACGGTTTTGCCAGCCAGCTGGACGGCCAATGGCTGGGCAGCTATCACGATGGCGCTTTCTTCAGTTTTGAATACTCCAAAAATCTGAGCGGTGGCATCGGCGGGCTGGCCATCTTTCCGTCCGGCATGGCCGCACCGCAGCAAGAGTGGCCGGAGCTGTCCTGCGCCGATGAATGGCGTTTGCTGGCCACGCTCAAAGCCCATCTGCTGACTGCGCGCTGGCCACTGCTGGGGCGCATCACCATGGCGATTAACCGTCGTGTGGGGCTGATTTACCGCTCGGCTGATGCCGAAGTGACGCAGGGCGTGCCGCATCCGGTACGCGCCATGCCGCTGCTGTCCAGCGTACTGGTGCGCCGCCAACTGGCCCATCTGTCTGCCACACTGGCGCACAAGCAGGCGCTGGCCCGGCGTTATCAGCAGGCTTTGGCAGCACTGCCGTTTATCAAACAATGGCCGCTACCGGCCGGGGCGGAGTGCCACTGGGTGCGCTACCCGTTTGCGCTGTCCCGTCCGGTGGGCAACAAGGCCGCCGTGGCGCGGCGCTTGAGCCAGGCCAGCGGGCTGAATATCGGCGTGTGGTTTGATGATGTGATTCACCCGGCCGGCTCCTTCCGCCACGGCTATGTGGCCGGTAGTGCGCCGCAGGGCGAGCAACTGGCCGCCACGGTGCTGAATCTGCCGATGAATATCGCGCTGGCCGACGATGCGCGGCTGGCTGGCCGGCTGGACAAGCTGCTGGCCGAGCTGCGCTGCATCGAGAAAGAAAACATTCAATGA
- a CDS encoding glycosyltransferase family 4 protein, whose translation MKLLLIGSASVHTWRYLAGIAPHVAEIWLACNGEVPADKRPANLKGELRLDFGLKALGSAGKLRRWIAQIGPDLVHVHQANSVAWHARRALVGSHVPMVLTAWGSDVLLLPDSNRLMRQMVAGNLRAASAITSDSLYMAAKIRQLAGEDCRIDVLNFGMDALPAQPDIAAKANKVLSCRLHKPLYRIDAILHAWQQVEASGRYPDWSLTVAASGESTDSLKALAASLGLQRVEFTGFVSSAVLAGLYQESRLFVSVPRSDATSISLLEAMGHGCLPVLSNLPANGEWVIDGLNGLIAEDIARLADSLHAGMAWAADNARLQQAVQLNRQLVAQKALHQTNMQHFADLYASLLSGPAHKDSVV comes from the coding sequence ATGAAGCTGTTGTTGATCGGCTCGGCCTCGGTACATACCTGGCGCTATCTGGCCGGCATCGCCCCGCATGTGGCAGAAATCTGGCTGGCCTGCAATGGCGAAGTGCCAGCGGACAAGCGCCCGGCCAATCTCAAGGGCGAGCTGCGGCTGGACTTTGGCCTCAAGGCCTTGGGTAGCGCTGGCAAACTGCGCCGCTGGATAGCGCAGATCGGGCCGGACCTGGTGCATGTGCATCAGGCCAATAGCGTGGCTTGGCATGCGCGCCGTGCTCTGGTGGGCAGCCATGTGCCCATGGTGCTGACTGCCTGGGGCTCGGATGTGCTGCTGCTGCCGGACAGTAACCGGCTGATGCGGCAGATGGTGGCGGGCAATTTGCGCGCGGCCAGCGCCATTACCTCGGATTCGTTGTACATGGCGGCGAAAATCCGCCAGCTGGCGGGCGAGGACTGCCGTATCGATGTGCTGAATTTCGGCATGGACGCCTTGCCCGCGCAGCCGGATATTGCCGCCAAGGCCAACAAGGTGCTGTCCTGCCGCCTGCACAAGCCGCTCTATCGCATCGACGCTATCCTGCATGCCTGGCAGCAGGTGGAAGCCAGTGGCCGTTATCCGGACTGGAGTCTTACCGTGGCCGCCAGCGGCGAATCCACGGATAGCCTGAAAGCCTTGGCTGCCAGCCTGGGGCTGCAGCGGGTGGAATTCACCGGCTTTGTGTCGTCTGCGGTCTTGGCTGGCCTGTATCAGGAATCGCGGCTGTTTGTCAGCGTGCCGCGCTCGGACGCCACCAGCATCAGCCTGCTGGAAGCCATGGGGCACGGTTGCCTGCCGGTACTGTCCAATCTGCCGGCCAATGGCGAGTGGGTGATCGATGGCCTCAACGGCCTGATTGCCGAAGACATCGCCCGTCTGGCCGACAGTCTGCACGCCGGCATGGCCTGGGCGGCGGACAATGCCCGTCTGCAACAGGCGGTGCAGCTGAACCGTCAGCTGGTGGCGCAAAAGGCGCTACACCAGACCAATATGCAGCACTTTGCTGATCTCTATGCCAGCCTGTTGTCCGGGCCGGCGCACAAGGATTCTGTCGTATGA
- a CDS encoding sugar transferase: MSQPRDSGLGQSPALLPPCCRPPGAGSPLLKRLFDLIAASAGLLLLALPLLLVALWIKLDSPGPVFFRQVRVGRGGLLFRIHKFRTMQVNTEVQGQLTVGADSRVTGAGRFLRKSKLDELPQLLDVLFGDMSLVGPRPEVPKYVAHYPEDVRDIVLSVRPGITDWASIRMIDENEILGRAADPEQAYIEQVLPEKLGYYVRYAQTHSLLEDIRIIFATLLKIVLR; this comes from the coding sequence ATGAGCCAGCCGCGTGACTCCGGGCTGGGCCAGTCCCCGGCCTTGCTGCCGCCGTGCTGCCGCCCGCCGGGTGCAGGTTCGCCGCTGCTCAAGCGCTTGTTCGACCTGATCGCGGCCAGTGCCGGCCTGCTGCTGCTGGCGCTGCCGCTGCTGCTGGTCGCCTTGTGGATCAAGCTGGACTCACCCGGCCCGGTGTTTTTCCGCCAGGTGCGGGTAGGACGCGGCGGCCTGCTGTTCCGCATTCACAAGTTCCGTACCATGCAGGTGAATACCGAGGTGCAAGGCCAGCTCACCGTGGGGGCGGACAGCCGCGTCACCGGGGCCGGGCGTTTTCTGCGCAAGAGCAAGCTGGATGAACTGCCGCAATTGCTGGACGTGCTGTTCGGCGACATGAGCCTGGTTGGCCCGCGCCCGGAAGTGCCCAAGTACGTGGCACATTACCCGGAGGATGTGCGCGACATCGTGCTATCGGTGCGCCCCGGCATCACCGACTGGGCCTCCATCCGCATGATCGACGAAAATGAAATCCTCGGTCGTGCCGCCGATCCGGAGCAGGCCTATATCGAACAGGTACTGCCGGAAAAGCTGGGCTACTACGTGCGCTATGCGCAAACCCACAGCCTGCTGGAAGATATCCGCATCATCTTTGCCACCTTGCTGAAAATCGTGCTGCGCTGA
- a CDS encoding DegT/DnrJ/EryC1/StrS family aminotransferase yields the protein MSIQFIDLKAQYQHLKADIDTRIHAVLDHGQYIMGPEVKEVEQQLAAYTGVKHAIGVCDGTKALLIALMALGVGRGDEVITTPFTFIATGEMIALLGATPVFVDIDPISYNIDPALLEAAITPRTRAIMPVSLYGQCADFSAINAIAEKHGIAVIEDGAQSFGASQHGKKSGNLSTIGCTSFFPSKPLGCYGDGGACFTNDDELAKKMREIRIHGQDRRYHHPVIGLNGRLDTIQAAVLLAKLPSFADEVAARERIGARYSALLQDVARVPVIGAGNTHVYAQYTIEVDNREAVQKALQELGVPTAVHYPIPLHLQPAFAHLGQGEGSFPLAEAAGKRVMSLPMHPFLDEATQDAIVAAVKKALS from the coding sequence ATGAGCATCCAGTTCATCGACCTCAAAGCGCAGTACCAGCATCTGAAAGCCGACATCGACACCCGCATCCACGCGGTGCTGGATCATGGCCAGTACATCATGGGGCCGGAAGTCAAAGAGGTGGAACAGCAACTGGCCGCCTACACTGGCGTCAAGCACGCCATCGGCGTGTGCGATGGCACCAAGGCGCTGCTGATTGCGCTGATGGCGCTGGGTGTGGGGCGTGGCGACGAAGTCATCACCACGCCGTTCACCTTTATCGCCACCGGTGAAATGATTGCCCTGCTGGGTGCCACCCCGGTGTTTGTCGACATCGACCCCATCAGTTACAACATTGATCCGGCGCTGCTGGAAGCCGCCATCACCCCGCGTACCCGCGCCATCATGCCGGTCAGCCTGTATGGCCAGTGCGCGGACTTTTCCGCCATCAACGCCATTGCCGAAAAACACGGCATTGCGGTGATTGAGGACGGTGCGCAAAGCTTTGGTGCCAGCCAGCACGGCAAGAAGTCGGGCAACCTGTCCACCATCGGCTGCACCAGCTTCTTCCCCAGCAAGCCGCTGGGCTGCTATGGCGACGGCGGTGCTTGCTTCACCAATGACGACGAACTGGCGAAGAAAATGCGCGAAATCCGCATTCACGGCCAGGACCGTCGCTACCACCACCCGGTAATCGGCCTGAATGGCCGGCTGGATACCATCCAGGCCGCGGTGCTGCTGGCCAAGCTGCCCAGCTTTGCCGACGAAGTGGCGGCGCGTGAGCGCATCGGTGCCCGCTACAGCGCGCTGCTGCAGGACGTGGCCCGTGTGCCGGTGATCGGCGCGGGCAATACCCATGTCTACGCCCAGTACACCATCGAGGTGGACAATCGCGAAGCAGTACAGAAAGCCCTGCAGGAACTGGGCGTGCCCACCGCCGTGCATTACCCGATTCCGCTACACCTGCAGCCGGCCTTTGCCCATCTGGGGCAGGGCGAAGGCAGCTTCCCGCTGGCCGAAGCCGCCGGCAAGCGCGTGATGAGCCTGCCGATGCACCCCTTCCTGGATGAAGCCACCCAGGACGCCATTGTCGCTGCGGTGAAAAAGGCATTGAGCTGA